aagaatggCAGCAAGAGGCAGATCACAGAATACCAGGGAACACCTAGTCCAaaccctgttttacagatggggaaagtgaGACCTGGAGTAGTGAAGTGTCTTGCCAAAATACATAGTTTATGGGAGCATTAGAACTCCATGCTTCCCTTTAATATGAGCAAGGAGAAAAAGAGATTGACAAGAAATTGATAGGCCTGCTAAGGCAGGAGACAGACCCAGGCCTCTCATTCCAGTTCTGCTGTCTTTTTGGAAGAGTGCCTATGAGGTCATTAAGGCCTTTCTGGGTGTTTTCTTGATTCCCAAGAGTCAGGGTTCTGGGTGGCTCTGGGACAGAGGCATCCAAAGAAACAGCCAGGCCACCTGATCAGGACAGAAGACAATGGCCTCTAATCTGTTCCCAAACTAGATCTGAAACAGTCACAATAAGCTAAGAATAGAAATTCAGCCATCTCTGAATCAAACACCATCACTTAAATGGTGGCAGAAAGAAAAGTCACTGAGCTGGAAATCTGCTGTAGGCTGAAAACTGGAATAAATTTCCAAAGCGcactctcttttctctctagCTTGAggcaggtattcaataaatacttgaatgaacaagtgaataaatgaatacatggagACCATCAATGAATGTTCAGTTCCATGACAGATACTGGTTCTGTTCAAGATCTATGCCGAGGACACTTTTGGGGTCTAAATTCTTTTTGTCCCActgtgctgggactgcagatatGTCACATCATGCCCCTGGCAAATAAAATAGAGAGAGGTacagatttaaataataaaatgtgtctGATTGGTAGAGATTAGGGGGAAAAGGTGGAAAGCCATTCTTAAAGCAGCTGCTTTCTTacactttttttctcctctcagtTTTATGAGAACAGTATACCAGATCCTGGAGCAATGAAGACAGAATTGCTGAATCTCCAAACATCTCAAAACATGCATTTGAAGTGAGTCAGGTAGCCTCACCCACTACCTCCTCGCCTCTCAACAGTCACTTCTTGGACAGGGAGGCTGTGGTAGACTGTGACAGTGAGATCTGACTGCACTTCTCAAAGACGGCCTCAGCGGAGAGTTTAGGCAGCCCCTGATCTAGAGGGCACTCATCCACCAAGCTGTTCATGGGCGTGGGGGGCAGCGGAGGGTCCTCCTCATCTTGACTCAGTCCAGAAATCAGGGAGTTACTTGCCCTGTCCAATTCCTTGTCCACCTGCTCCCTGGACACATCTGCTGTCTCAGGCTGTCCTGAAGGGATCTTCATGGAGTCAAAATATGCTGACAGGGCTTCCTGGAGCAGGGGCAGAAGTTTCTTTCGAGAGACCTGGGTGTTGCCTTGAAGATAGGCATGGAGGTTAGGGTGGGTGCTTGAGGCAGGGGTAAGCTTcaggggtggagagtgggagtgTTCCAGGACTCCACAGATCTAAAGAGGAGACAATAACAGGGAAATGATACACAACTTGCTGTAGCAAAGTGTTGGGCTTCTAAGTGAGAGGCTTCCTCTATAGAAGaggaagcttttaaaaagtaagtcggccaggctgggcgcggtggctcacgcctgcaatcccagaactttgggaggccgaggcgggcggatcatgcggtcagaagatcgagagcatcctggctaacagagtgaaaccccgtctctactaaaaatacaaaaaattagccgggcgtggtagcgggcacctgtagtcctagctactcgggaggctgaggcaggagaatggtgtgaacccgggaggtggagcttgcagtgagcggagatcgcgccactgcactccagcctgggcgacagagcgagactccatctcaaaaaaaaaaaaaaagtaagtcggccaggcgcggtggctctcgcctgtaatcccagcactttgggaggctgaagcgggtggatcacctgaggtcgggagtttgagaccagcctgaccatcatggagaaactccatctctactaaaaatacaaaattagccaggcgtgatggcgcatgcctgtaatcccagctacttgggaggctgaggcaggagaatcacttgaacccaggagacaggtcgcagtgagccaagatggtaccactgcactccagcctgggcaacaagagcgaaactccgtctcaaaaaaaaaaaaaaagtaagttatccttgaggccgggcacagtggctcctcacgcctgtaatcccagcactttgggaggccaaggtgggtggatcacctgaggtcaggaattcgagaacagccttgccaacatgctgaaaccccgtctctactaaaaatacaaaaattagccagacgtggtggtgcacacctgtaatcccagctacttgggaggctgagataggagaatcatttgaacctgggaggcggaggttgcagtgagccgagatctcaccattgcactccagcctgggcactaaAGCAAGACCAAAAAAAAGTAAGTTATCCAGAGTTCAGTTTTATTGTTTGCAACAGAAGGAACACTAATatacacagcattttttttttttttgaggcggagtcttgctctgtcgcccaggctggagtgcagtggtgcaatctcggttcactacaacctctgcctccccggttcaagtgaatctcctgcctcagcctcccatgtagctgggactacaggcatgtgtcaccaagcctggctaatgtttgtatttttagtggagacggggttacaccatgttagccaggctggtctcgaactcctgccctcacgTGATCCGCtctcgcctcggcttcccaaagtgctaggattacaggcgtgagccaccgcgcctggcccacagtattttattttagtattttgtattttttatttaatagaatagggatggggtcttgctatgttgcccaggctggtctccaaatcctggtctcaagcaatcctcctgcttcagcctcccaaagtgctgggattcatacacagtgttttatttattttattttactttaatttttttttttttttgagatggattcttgctctgttacccaggctggagtacagtggcatgatcttagctcactgcaaccttcgcctcccaggttcaagcaattctcttgcttcagcctcctgagtagctgggattacaggcacctgccatcatgcccagctaatttttgtatttttagtagagacggggtttcgccatattggccaggctggtctcaaactcctaagctcaggtgatctgcccagctcagcctcccaaagtgctgggattacaggcatgagctaccatacccagccatacacagtattttaaaaacagaggAAACAGTTTAgattgtatatttcattttattattaaagtaaCTAAAGCTAAGTAAGATGGTTGTAAAATCATGCAGATGATGGCAGTTAAACCAGAACCCAGGAACCCCAGCTTCTAATCTAGTGTTGTTTCCAAGGGTATAAATGTGCTCAAGAACTTGAACTAGGATGGGATTAGAATTTATCTAGAGGCCAgaagagggatggaggaagaaagaatgaattgAACAAAGTAAGACTGGTATCACTATTATCCTCACTTACatgcagg
This portion of the Pongo abelii isolate AG06213 chromosome 1, NHGRI_mPonAbe1-v2.0_pri, whole genome shotgun sequence genome encodes:
- the PRUNE1 gene encoding exopolyphosphatase PRUNE1 isoform X6, with amino-acid sequence MRLTSMHYTRLANSPSSLSTIISYPRLTTEQMLRKDQKTIYRQGVKVAISAIYMDLEAFLQRSNLVADLHAFCQAHSYDVLVAMTIFFNTHNEPVRQLAIFCPHVALRTTICGVLEHSHSPPLKLTPASSTHPNLHAYLQGNTQVSRKKLLPLLQEALSAYFDSMKIPSGQPETADVSREQVDKELDRASNSLISGLSQDEEDPPLPPTPMNSLVDECPLDQGLPKLSAEAVFEKCSQISLSQSTTASLSKK
- the PRUNE1 gene encoding exopolyphosphatase PRUNE1 isoform X7, producing MDLKIGKATPKDSKYVEKLEALFPDLPKRNDIFDSLQKAKFDVSGLTTEQMLRKDQKTIYRQGVKVAISAIYMDLEAFLQRSNLVADLHAFCQAHSYDVLVAMTIFFNTHNEPVRQLAIFCPHVALRTTICGVLEHSHSPPLKLTPASSTHPNLHAYLQGNTQVSRKKLLPLLQEALSAYFDSMKIPSGQPETADVSREQVDKELDRASNSLISGLSQDEEDPPLPPTPMNSLVDECPLDQGLPKLSAEAVFEKCSQISLSQSTTASLSKK